The Flavobacterium jumunjinense genome includes a region encoding these proteins:
- a CDS encoding IS3 family transposase (programmed frameshift), with product MERKVKYSYAFKLECVELVLKKHYSNLYVSKLKGPDESNIRKWIRFYKSYGKEGLLPRRNQSYSADFKLKVLKTIEKESLSLIDTCLKFNIPDLAIIVKWKKDFVNFGFEGLQPKIKGRPRSMNFKSKKSKSAKPLTREEELLKENEALRCENDYLKKLQGLNSGGRKSQQALVIMELRHKYDLKVLLNYTNMARSSFYYHQKQSKLSDKYRVVKELIKSIYHKHKGRYGYRRVTDELQNKGIIINHKTVFRLMKLLGLKSVIRVKKYRSYKGEHGKIAPNILERNFKATAPNQKWATDVTEFNVSGKKLYLSPIIDLFNQEIISYELTERPVFNQVVMMLKKAFKKIPNKTNLILHSDQGWQYQMKHYQYLLKQKGITQSMSRKANCLDNAIIENFFGILKSELFYLKKYKSIEELKKEIIEYISYYNNERIKSNLNKMSPIKYRAHYYQN from the exons ATGGAAAGAAAAGTCAAGTATTCTTATGCATTTAAGTTAGAATGTGTAGAATTAGTATTAAAGAAACATTATTCAAATTTATATGTTTCAAAGTTAAAAGGTCCAGACGAATCTAATATTCGTAAGTGGATTAGATTTTATAAAAGCTATGGAAAAGAGGGTTTATTACCCAGGAGAAATCAAAGTTATTCAGCTGATTTTAAGCTAAAAGTATTAAAAACTATAGAAAAGGAATCACTTTCATTAATAGATACTTGTTTAAAGTTTAATATTCCTGATTTAGCTATTATTGTAAAATGGAAAAAAGATTTTGTTAACTTTGGTTTTGAAGGACTACAACCAAAAATTAAAGGAAGACCAAGATCTATGAATTTTAAAAGCAAAAAAAGCAAATCAGCTAAGCCACTAACCAGAGAAGAAGAACTTCTTAAGGAAAATGAAGCATTACGTTGTGAGAATGATTATTTAAAAAAGTTACAAG GCCTTAATTCAGGCGGAAGAAAGAGCCAACAAGCGCTAGTCATAATGGAATTAAGGCATAAATATGATTTAAAAGTACTTTTAAATTATACAAATATGGCAAGAAGTAGTTTTTATTATCATCAAAAACAAAGTAAATTAAGTGATAAATATAGAGTAGTTAAAGAACTGATTAAATCGATTTATCACAAACATAAAGGTCGTTATGGTTATCGAAGAGTAACTGATGAACTTCAAAATAAAGGAATAATTATTAATCATAAAACAGTTTTCAGGTTAATGAAATTATTAGGATTAAAAAGCGTCATTAGAGTTAAAAAGTATAGATCATATAAAGGAGAGCATGGTAAAATAGCTCCTAATATTTTAGAAAGAAATTTTAAAGCAACAGCACCAAATCAAAAATGGGCAACTGATGTTACCGAGTTTAATGTCTCTGGAAAGAAGCTATATTTATCACCGATAATTGACTTATTTAATCAAGAAATTATTAGTTATGAGTTAACAGAACGACCTGTATTTAATCAGGTAGTTATGATGCTTAAAAAAGCATTTAAGAAAATACCAAATAAGACTAATTTAATTTTACACTCTGACCAAGGTTGGCAATATCAAATGAAGCACTATCAATATTTATTGAAACAAAAAGGGATTACACAAAGTATGTCTAGAAAAGCAAATTGTTTAGACAATGCCATTATTGAAAACTTCTTTGGAATATTAAAATCAGAGCTGTTTTATCTAAAAAAATACAAGTCTATTGAAGAATTAAAAAAGGAGATAATAGAATATATAAGTTATTATAATAATGAAAGAATTAAATCAAATTTAAACAAAATGAGCCCGATAAAATATCGAGCTCATTATTATCAAAATTAA
- a CDS encoding M28 family peptidase gives MKKTNLIVLLLFSYLGHTQTDSKIYNIIDEVSVERIKKDITKLTNFGTRNTFSDTVSNTRGIGAARRWIKKEFENISKNCTNCLDVFYQKDFVTTNDGERVPKDTWIVNVVAIQKGTKYPNRFVIMSGDIDSRNSDTMDFSTDAPGANDNATGMAGTIEAARVLSNYKFENSIIYLGLSGEEQGLFGGKGFATYAKNKGWEIIGVLNNDMIGNIEGVDGIIDNRTFRIFSEPTPTNETDKERNLRRFYGGEVDGISRQLARYIEKTTKTYMPEMNPMMIYRLDRFGRGGHHRPFNDLGFAGVRIMEAHENYNRQHQNIREENGIKYGDILEGVNFEYTKKLTTVNAINLAALAWSPPAPENVLIGGIVEPNVKLRWKKSEDTTIKGYKIYWRLTTSSQWEHSRFVGNVDNFELKGIIIDNYFFGVAAVGENNHESIVVFPNDIIKNTFRKK, from the coding sequence ATGAAAAAAACCAATCTTATAGTATTATTACTTTTTTCCTACTTAGGACATACTCAAACCGATTCGAAAATTTACAACATCATTGATGAAGTTTCAGTAGAAAGAATAAAAAAAGACATTACAAAACTTACGAACTTCGGAACAAGAAACACTTTTAGCGACACCGTTTCTAACACACGAGGTATTGGAGCAGCAAGAAGGTGGATTAAAAAAGAATTCGAAAACATTTCAAAGAATTGCACAAACTGTTTAGATGTTTTCTATCAAAAAGATTTCGTTACTACCAATGATGGAGAAAGAGTCCCTAAAGATACTTGGATTGTAAATGTTGTTGCGATACAAAAAGGAACAAAATACCCAAATCGATTTGTTATTATGAGTGGTGATATTGATAGTAGGAATTCTGACACTATGGATTTTTCTACTGATGCACCTGGCGCAAATGATAATGCTACTGGTATGGCAGGAACAATAGAAGCAGCAAGAGTATTATCTAATTACAAATTCGAAAACAGCATCATTTATCTAGGACTTTCAGGTGAAGAACAAGGATTATTTGGAGGAAAAGGCTTTGCAACCTATGCCAAAAACAAAGGATGGGAAATTATTGGGGTTTTAAACAACGATATGATTGGAAACATTGAAGGAGTTGATGGTATTATTGACAATAGAACATTTCGAATATTCTCTGAGCCAACTCCAACAAACGAAACAGACAAAGAACGTAATCTAAGACGCTTTTATGGTGGAGAAGTTGACGGTATTTCAAGGCAATTAGCACGCTACATTGAAAAAACAACCAAAACATATATGCCAGAAATGAATCCAATGATGATTTATCGTTTGGATCGATTTGGAAGAGGCGGACATCATCGTCCTTTTAATGATTTAGGCTTTGCAGGTGTTAGAATTATGGAAGCACACGAAAATTACAACCGTCAACATCAAAACATTAGAGAAGAAAACGGTATAAAATATGGCGACATTTTAGAGGGCGTAAATTTTGAATACACAAAAAAGCTCACAACGGTTAACGCAATAAATCTAGCAGCATTAGCTTGGTCACCACCAGCACCTGAAAATGTTTTAATTGGAGGAATTGTTGAACCAAATGTAAAATTAAGATGGAAAAAAAGTGAAGACACAACCATAAAAGGTTATAAAATTTATTGGAGGCTCACCACTTCTTCACAATGGGAACACAGCAGATTTGTAGGAAATGTTGATAATTTCGAATTAAAAGGTATTATAATTGACAACTATTTCTTTGGTGTTGCAGCAGTTGGAGAAAACAATCATGAAAGTATTGTTGTTTTCCCAAATGACATCATAAAAAACACATTTAGAAAAAAGTGA
- the nhaC gene encoding Na+/H+ antiporter NhaC, giving the protein MDTKINSNKELSIWEALIPVFALIAMLGYNVYIFGDDALGGSNQFVLLLGASVAAIVGFFNKVSYQKMIDEVAENIKSTAGAILILLMVGALAGTWLVSGIIPSMIYYGLQILSPAIFLPATLVICAVISIATGSSWTTSATVGIALIGIGGALGFPLGMIAGAVISGAYFGDKLSPMSDTTNLAPAMAGTDLFTHIKYMALTTTPTFIITLILFIILGLTVDTNGIADSSGLLLDIEKSFNITPWLFLVPVVVIGLIIKKTEPLVALLVGTLLAGIFAIIFQPEIVLMLSGGKNLNFANAYKGILNAITTDSVIPTENETLQDLFKSGGMQKMLGTIWLIVCAMVFGGIMDAIGALARISQTLLKMAKSVFGLFAATVGSCLALNITASDQYLAIVVPGKMFSKAYADKGLAPENLSRTLEDSGTVTSVLIPWNTCGAYQSGTLGVETLDYLPYAFFNILSPFMTLIFAAFNIKIKQLVSTIKE; this is encoded by the coding sequence ATGGATACTAAAATAAATTCAAATAAAGAATTAAGCATTTGGGAAGCTCTAATTCCTGTTTTTGCATTAATAGCAATGCTAGGTTATAACGTTTACATATTTGGTGACGATGCGCTAGGCGGAAGCAATCAATTTGTCTTACTATTAGGTGCTTCAGTTGCTGCAATCGTAGGCTTTTTCAACAAAGTATCTTACCAGAAAATGATTGATGAAGTTGCTGAAAACATAAAATCTACTGCTGGTGCCATTTTAATCTTACTAATGGTCGGTGCACTTGCAGGAACATGGTTAGTAAGTGGTATTATTCCATCGATGATATATTATGGTCTACAAATTTTAAGCCCTGCAATATTTCTACCAGCTACATTAGTTATTTGTGCAGTAATATCTATCGCGACAGGTAGTTCTTGGACTACTTCTGCCACTGTAGGTATTGCGCTTATTGGAATTGGAGGAGCACTTGGTTTTCCTCTTGGAATGATTGCTGGTGCCGTAATCTCTGGAGCTTATTTCGGTGACAAATTATCTCCAATGTCAGACACTACAAATTTAGCTCCCGCAATGGCTGGAACAGATTTATTTACCCATATTAAATATATGGCTTTAACAACTACTCCTACTTTTATCATCACATTAATTTTATTCATAATTTTAGGACTAACCGTTGATACAAATGGAATTGCAGATTCTTCAGGTTTACTTTTAGACATAGAAAAATCTTTCAACATTACCCCTTGGTTATTTTTAGTCCCTGTCGTTGTTATAGGTTTAATTATTAAAAAAACTGAACCTCTAGTTGCATTATTGGTTGGTACATTATTAGCAGGTATTTTTGCTATTATTTTTCAACCAGAAATTGTACTCATGCTTTCTGGTGGTAAAAACCTAAACTTTGCAAATGCATACAAAGGGATTCTAAATGCTATAACTACTGATTCTGTAATTCCAACAGAAAACGAAACCCTACAAGACTTATTTAAATCTGGAGGAATGCAAAAAATGCTTGGTACTATCTGGTTAATTGTTTGCGCAATGGTATTTGGAGGAATTATGGACGCAATTGGAGCATTAGCAAGAATAAGTCAAACTTTATTAAAAATGGCTAAATCTGTATTCGGATTATTCGCAGCAACTGTTGGTAGTTGTTTAGCATTAAACATTACCGCTTCAGATCAATATTTAGCAATAGTAGTTCCTGGGAAAATGTTCTCAAAAGCTTATGCAGACAAAGGTTTAGCTCCGGAAAACTTAAGTAGAACATTAGAAGATTCTGGAACTGTTACTTCCGTATTAATTCCTTGGAACACATGTGGTGCTTATCAATCTGGAACGCTTGGAGTAGAAACCTTAGACTATCTTCCATATGCCTTCTTCAACATATTAAGTCCATTCATGACATTAATTTTTGCAGCTTTCAATATAAAAATAAAACAATTAGTTTCAACTATTAAAGAATAA